A part of Oryctolagus cuniculus chromosome 4, mOryCun1.1, whole genome shotgun sequence genomic DNA contains:
- the DPPA4 gene encoding developmental pluripotency-associated protein 4, translating to MENSRGKERTATGWSREEEQWALTQPSTSLPRTSEKEGNKRKRSMKDDKVACPKERGQCDGNPKPRKKVPIPPLPVDLPPIDLVHRDILRAWGQKLRLSTKGPKIDLYKRLCEYAYPHQKPCLQAIPSTAKEVKIKTSLQIKSKVGKEETSQESAKKTVCSAGTDPPEVAPPLQEGVPVLLEDVNTVEVTTSAPEAVLASWARIVAGAGKRKAVETPPEASGDRWCVVHGKSLPANTHGWVQLQFHAGQAWVPEKKKGRVSALFLLPASNFPPPYLEDNMLCPECVHRNKILSKSLQWD from the exons TTACCAAGAACATCAGAAAAGGAGGGGAACAAACGAAAAAGATCTATGAAAGATGATAAAG TTGCCTGTCCTAAGGAAAGGGGACAGTGTGATGGCAACCCAAAACCTCGGAAGAAGGTACCAATTCCTCCGTTACCTGTAGATCTGCCACCCATCGACCTGGTTCACAGAGACATTTTGCGGGCCTGGGGTCAAAAGCTGAGGTTAAGCACTAAAGGCCCG AAAATAGATCTGTATAAGCGACTATGTGAATATGCTTACCCACACCAGAAG CCTTGTTTACAGGCTATTCCCAGCACAGCAAAGGAGGTCAAGATCAAAACAtccttacaaataaaatcaaaggtGGGCAAAGAGGAAACATCCCAGGAAAGTGCTAAGAAAACAGTGTGTTCCGCGGGGACCGACCCCCCTGAAGTGGCTCCTCCACTCCAGGAGGGCGTACCTGTGCTCCTGGAGGACGTGAATACAGTTGAGGTGACAACTTCTGCCCCAGAGGCTGTGCTGGCCTCTTGGGCCAGAATTGTCGCTGGTGCTGGGaagaggaaggcagtggaaacacCCCCAGAGGCCTCCG GTGACAGATGGTGTGTGGTCCATGGGAAAAGTCTCCCTGCAAACACACATGGTTGGGTTCAGCTGCAGTTTCATGCAGGACAAGCCTGGGTTCctgagaagaaaaaaggaagagtgaGTGCACTCTTCTTGCTTCCTGCAAGTAATTTCCCACCCCCATACCTGGAGGACAATATGCTGTGCCCCGAGTGTGTCCACAG GAATAAAATCTTATCAAAAAGCCTTCAATGGGACTAG